The genomic DNA GTTGATTACATGTATTACGGTCGCGTTTCCCGAGGTGAACCCGATGTAAGAAGATCCGATAAACGTGCAGTTAATGCCGGTACTTCCGCCGATGCCGCCGAGGTTTTACCCAACGGCAACACTGGTCATGATTGCATGTAATTACCGGTCCCGTTGATGCGCCGAAACCGTCCCGCCCCGTCCCGCCCCGTCAGGAGCCACCATGCCCCGATCCCGCCTCACCGGAGGCGCCGTCGCCGCCTGCGTCGCCGTCACGCTGTCGGCGTGCGCCTACAGCAGCGAAGAGACCCCCCAGAAAACCAGTGTCGAAACAGCGCCTGAGGCACAGTCATTGGCTGATGTGTGCCCGGCGAACGTCGGCATCCAATTGCAGTGGCAGCCGCAGTCGGACATGGGCGCCGTCTTCGGATTGCTCGGCCCCGGCTACCAGGTGGACACCGAGGACAAGTCGGTGACGGGCCCGCTGGTGGCGGCCGGTAAGGACACCGGTGTCGATCTGACGCTGAAGTCCGGTGGGCCCGCCATCGGTTTTCAGTCCGTCCCGTCGCAGCTCTACGTGGACGACACCCTGGTGATGGGCATCGTGCACGGGGACCAGCTGATCGCCGCGGCCGCCGACCAGCCCGTCATCGGCGTCACTCCGCTGCTGAAATACAGCCCCGCCATTCTGATGTGGGATCCGGCCAGTCACCCCGACTGGCAGACGGTCGCCGATATCGGCACCACCGACGCCACCGTGGTGGTGTCCAAGGACCAGATCTTCCCGCAGTGGATGGTGGGCAAGGGGATGCTGCAGCAGTCGCAGATCGACACCAGCTACGACGGCGCACCGGCCCGCTTCGTCGGCGACCCCTCCATCGCGCAGCAGGGTTTCGCCAACTCCGAGCCCTACACCTACGAGCACGACACCCCGTCCTGGGACAAGCCCGTGGGCTACGGGCTGATCAAGGATGTGGGCTATGACATCTACGCCTCCAACATGTCGGTGCGCGCCGACAAACTCGACGAACTC from Mycolicibacterium tokaiense includes the following:
- a CDS encoding nitrate ABC transporter substrate-binding protein, encoding MPRSRLTGGAVAACVAVTLSACAYSSEETPQKTSVETAPEAQSLADVCPANVGIQLQWQPQSDMGAVFGLLGPGYQVDTEDKSVTGPLVAAGKDTGVDLTLKSGGPAIGFQSVPSQLYVDDTLVMGIVHGDQLIAAAADQPVIGVTPLLKYSPAILMWDPASHPDWQTVADIGTTDATVVVSKDQIFPQWMVGKGMLQQSQIDTSYDGAPARFVGDPSIAQQGFANSEPYTYEHDTPSWDKPVGYGLIKDVGYDIYASNMSVRADKLDELAPCLEKLVPIIQQSGVDYAAAPEAVNKVIVDVVSQDSTYSPYSEGEAAFSADLLVDKGLLAAEDDGSFGVYDPARTARNVEDLRGVLAGSGNVVPAEMTGDTLFTNRFSDPSIATN